In one window of Clupea harengus chromosome 4, Ch_v2.0.2, whole genome shotgun sequence DNA:
- the LOC105892820 gene encoding protein B4 isoform X1: protein MQSVNLKMGPKRAAAVQDEVVVALESTLDAEKEVKQTKKAKTDDGDSKKAPAVAKSHPSAMAMVEEALKELHTRKGVSAQAVRGYITQKYTSVDPIRLKYMVRKALSKGLETGVLARPPNSTAVGAQGRFRFAAKVKAKKPAAKTKENADPNKSKATKAKAKDSVDEEPGTKKAKPASKKDTDASEPKSKPAAKKQKDPSDAKPKKAEKNGAAASKVPPAKKPKAKASEDGPRKAKDKAPKAPKATEEAEAKPAGPKRGVKAQKSVEEEEAEPKPAGPKRGAKAQKATEEAEPKTTAPKRGVKAQKSEEEAEPKPAGPKRGVKAQKSVEEEEAEPKPAGPKRGAKAQKSVEEEAEPKPAGPKKGAKAQKSVEEEAEPKPEPKPAGPKKGAKAQKSVEEEEGETRSEGPKAKGPSKGRKAAE, encoded by the exons ATGCAAAGTGTGAATCTTAAAATGGGTCCCAAGAGAGCCGCAGCCGTCCAAGACGAAGTGGTAGTAGCTCTGGAATCAACACTGGACGCAGAAAAGGAGGTTAAGCAGACCAAAAAAGCGAAAACTG ATGACGGTGATTCTAAAAAAGCACCAGCGGTGGCTAAAAGTCATCCGTCCGCGATGGCGATGGTGGAAGAAGCACTGAAAGAGCTCCACACTCGAAAAGGCGTCTCCGCACAGGCTGTGCGCGGCTACATCACTCAGAAGTACACCTCGGTGGACCCGATCAGACTGAAGTACATGGTGCGGAAAGCTCTTTCCAAAGGGTTGGAGACGGGCGTTCTAGCGCGACCTCCAAACTCAACTGCAGTTGGTGCTCAAGGTAGATTTCGG TTTGCAGCCAAGGTTAAGGCTAAAAAACCTGCTGCGAAGACAAAAGAGAACGCAGATCCCAACAAATCGAAAGCTACTAAGGCTAAGGCCAAGGATTCTGTAGACGAAGAACCAG GGACAAAAAAGGCCAAGCCTGCTTCAAAAAAGGATACGGATGCTTCT GAACCAAAGTCCAAGCCAGCTGCAAAGAAGCAAAAGGATCCTTCA GATGCCAAACCCAAGAAGGCGGAGAAGAATGGGGCTGCCGCTTCCAAGGTGCCACCTGCGAAGAAGCCAAAGGCCAAAGCTTCTGAGGACGGCCCCCGCAAGGCCAAAGACAAGGCTCCGAAAGCTCCCAAGGCTACGGAGGAGGCTGAAGCAAAGCCCGCTGGCCCGAAGAGGGGAGTCAAGGCCCAGAagagtgtggaggaggaggaggctgaaccAAAGCCTGCTGGCCCGAAGAGGGGTGCCAAGGCCCAGAAGGCGACAGAGGAGGCTGAACCAAAGACCACTGCCCCAAAGAGGGGAGTCAAGGCCcagaagagtgaggaggaggctgaACCAAAGCCCGCTGGCCCGAAGAGGGGAGTCAAGGCCCAGAagagtgtggaggaggaggaggctgaaccAAAGCCTGCTGGCCCGAAGAGGGGAGCCAAGGCCCAGAAGAGTGTGGAGGAAGAGGCTGAACCAAAGCCTGCTGGCCCAAAGAAGGGAGCCAAGGCCCAGAAGAGTGTGGAGGAAGAGGCTGAACCAAAGCCTGAACCAAAGCCTGCTGGCCCAAAGAAGGGAGCCAAGGCACAGAagagtgtggaggaggaggagggggagactcGATCTGAGGGACCTAAAGCTAAAGGCCCTAGCAAGGGAAGGAAGGCTGCAGAGTAA
- the LOC105892820 gene encoding protein B4 isoform X2, which produces MQSVNLKMGPKRAAAVQDEVVVALESTLDAEKEVKQTKKAKTDDGDSKKAPAVAKSHPSAMAMVEEALKELHTRKGVSAQAVRGYITQKYTSVDPIRLKYMVRKALSKGLETGVLARPPNSTAVGAQGRFRFAAKVKAKKPAAKTKENADPNKSKATKAKAKDSVDEEPGTKKAKPASKKDTDASEPKSKPAAKKQKDPSDAKPKKAEKNGAAASKVPPAKKPKAKASEDGPRKAKDKAPKAPKATEEAEAKPAGPKRGVKAQKSVEEEEAEPKPAGPKRGAKAQKATEEAEPKTTAPKRGVKAQKSEEEAEPKPAGPKRGVKAQKSVEEEEAEPKPAGPKRGAKAQKSVEEEAEPKPEPKPAGPKKGAKAQKSVEEEEGETRSEGPKAKGPSKGRKAAE; this is translated from the exons ATGCAAAGTGTGAATCTTAAAATGGGTCCCAAGAGAGCCGCAGCCGTCCAAGACGAAGTGGTAGTAGCTCTGGAATCAACACTGGACGCAGAAAAGGAGGTTAAGCAGACCAAAAAAGCGAAAACTG ATGACGGTGATTCTAAAAAAGCACCAGCGGTGGCTAAAAGTCATCCGTCCGCGATGGCGATGGTGGAAGAAGCACTGAAAGAGCTCCACACTCGAAAAGGCGTCTCCGCACAGGCTGTGCGCGGCTACATCACTCAGAAGTACACCTCGGTGGACCCGATCAGACTGAAGTACATGGTGCGGAAAGCTCTTTCCAAAGGGTTGGAGACGGGCGTTCTAGCGCGACCTCCAAACTCAACTGCAGTTGGTGCTCAAGGTAGATTTCGG TTTGCAGCCAAGGTTAAGGCTAAAAAACCTGCTGCGAAGACAAAAGAGAACGCAGATCCCAACAAATCGAAAGCTACTAAGGCTAAGGCCAAGGATTCTGTAGACGAAGAACCAG GGACAAAAAAGGCCAAGCCTGCTTCAAAAAAGGATACGGATGCTTCT GAACCAAAGTCCAAGCCAGCTGCAAAGAAGCAAAAGGATCCTTCA GATGCCAAACCCAAGAAGGCGGAGAAGAATGGGGCTGCCGCTTCCAAGGTGCCACCTGCGAAGAAGCCAAAGGCCAAAGCTTCTGAGGACGGCCCCCGCAAGGCCAAAGACAAGGCTCCGAAAGCTCCCAAGGCTACGGAGGAGGCTGAAGCAAAGCCCGCTGGCCCGAAGAGGGGAGTCAAGGCCCAGAagagtgtggaggaggaggaggctgaaccAAAGCCTGCTGGCCCGAAGAGGGGTGCCAAGGCCCAGAAGGCGACAGAGGAGGCTGAACCAAAGACCACTGCCCCAAAGAGGGGAGTCAAGGCCcagaagagtgaggaggaggctgaACCAAAGCCCGCTGGCCCGAAGAGGGGAGTCAAGGCCCAGAagagtgtggaggaggaggaggctgaaccAAAGCCTGCTGGCCCGAAGAGGGGAGCCAAGGCCCAGAAGAGTGTGGAGGAAGAG GCTGAACCAAAGCCTGAACCAAAGCCTGCTGGCCCAAAGAAGGGAGCCAAGGCACAGAagagtgtggaggaggaggagggggagactcGATCTGAGGGACCTAAAGCTAAAGGCCCTAGCAAGGGAAGGAAGGCTGCAGAGTAA